A region of Campylobacter sp. RM16189 DNA encodes the following proteins:
- a CDS encoding ABC transporter substrate-binding protein — MKILAMVIAFCLSLNAVEFTDQNGNKFYFKESIKSVALFPIPLASFSLSVENNTSRLASIHPMAKKNINRAMLSKMIKGSSKIPVGGIGDDFMPNMEELIKLSPELVIQWGMRGEKLIEPLKKVGLNVALVNLRGTEEDPLFWFDMLGKIYEKEDRVAQILNNRAQTRAKIEEFTKSLQNKPKVLFIFGRDKSFEAAGKNTYFDYEISLSGGKNIANFNGFRIINKEEIIAQNPDIILLSNFDNLTPNDFFQDRLLKSVKAVKNKAIYKMPIGGDMWEPPTGESHLAWLWFSILFSGQNHLSLVEEMRKSYKILYEYDLKDDDIAQILRFDMNGDSKFYDFFKTK, encoded by the coding sequence TTGAAAATTTTAGCGATGGTTATAGCTTTTTGCTTATCTTTAAATGCGGTAGAATTTACAGATCAAAATGGCAATAAATTCTATTTTAAAGAGTCCATTAAAAGCGTTGCCTTATTTCCGATACCTCTAGCTTCATTTTCTCTTAGTGTAGAAAATAACACATCTCGCCTAGCTTCTATCCATCCTATGGCCAAAAAAAATATTAATCGCGCAATGCTATCAAAAATGATAAAAGGCTCTTCTAAAATTCCGGTTGGAGGTATAGGAGATGATTTTATGCCAAACATGGAAGAGCTTATTAAACTCTCTCCGGAACTTGTAATCCAATGGGGTATGAGAGGAGAAAAGCTTATAGAACCGCTAAAGAAAGTAGGCCTAAACGTAGCGCTTGTAAATCTAAGAGGAACGGAAGAAGATCCGCTTTTCTGGTTTGATATGCTAGGTAAAATTTACGAAAAAGAGGATAGAGTAGCACAAATTTTAAACAATAGAGCTCAAACCAGAGCAAAAATAGAAGAATTTACAAAGAGTCTTCAAAATAAGCCGAAAGTCTTGTTTATATTTGGAAGAGACAAGAGCTTTGAAGCCGCTGGTAAAAATACATATTTTGATTATGAAATTTCGTTAAGCGGTGGAAAAAATATAGCAAATTTCAATGGGTTTAGGATAATCAATAAAGAAGAGATTATTGCGCAAAATCCTGATATTATCCTTCTTAGCAACTTTGATAATTTAACCCCAAATGACTTTTTTCAAGACAGGCTTTTAAAAAGCGTAAAAGCGGTAAAAAATAAAGCTATTTACAAAATGCCTATTGGCGGAGATATGTGGGAGCCGCCCACCGGTGAATCACACCTTGCATGGCTATGGTTTAGCATACTTTTTTCAGGGCAAAATCATTTGAGTTTGGTAGAAGAGATGAGAAAAAGCTATAAAATACTTTATGAGTATGACTTAAAGGATGACGATATAGCTCAAATTTTACGCTTTGATATGAACGGCGATAGCAAATTTTACGATTTTTTCAAGACTAAATGA
- a CDS encoding iron ABC transporter permease, with product MKKYIFLLFLLALVSVFSIVVGRISLEELRNYYTNDFDTLQTIIFDLRLPRLIVAFLVGASLSVAGVIFQAMFQNPLVSPNILGVGSGAGFGAVVCILIFSNPFITQIGAFIFGFLAVMISYALGTLVNKNSKLMLVLAGIITGAIFEALISIVKYVADTEEKLPSIVYWLMGSLNAISWDDVIILAPICTIGLVILSLMGWKLNILSLGNEQASIFGENKFLGFIFVVLATLITSTSVAIAGIIGWVGLLVPHITRLIFGSDNTSLVPISAIFGGIFLMLTDNVARSVSSAEIPLSILTALVGAPLIGVIMVKKGKKWS from the coding sequence ATGAAAAAATATATCTTCTTACTATTTTTACTCGCGCTAGTATCTGTCTTCTCTATAGTTGTGGGACGAATTTCACTTGAAGAGCTTAGAAATTACTACACAAATGATTTTGATACCTTACAAACGATTATTTTTGATTTACGCTTGCCAAGGCTTATAGTCGCCTTTTTAGTCGGTGCAAGCCTAAGTGTAGCAGGAGTCATCTTCCAAGCCATGTTTCAAAATCCGCTCGTTAGCCCAAATATACTTGGCGTAGGAAGCGGAGCCGGATTTGGTGCGGTAGTTTGCATCTTAATCTTTTCAAATCCGTTTATCACACAAATCGGAGCTTTTATATTTGGATTTTTGGCTGTTATGATATCTTATGCCTTAGGCACTTTGGTCAATAAAAACTCAAAACTTATGCTGGTTTTAGCAGGTATTATCACAGGAGCTATTTTTGAAGCTTTGATTTCTATTGTAAAATACGTAGCAGATACCGAAGAAAAGCTCCCAAGCATAGTATATTGGCTAATGGGAAGCCTAAATGCCATATCGTGGGACGATGTGATAATTTTAGCTCCGATTTGCACCATAGGACTTGTTATTTTAAGCCTAATGGGATGGAAGTTAAACATATTATCTCTTGGCAATGAGCAAGCAAGCATTTTTGGCGAAAATAAATTCTTAGGCTTTATATTTGTTGTTCTTGCCACACTTATCACAAGCACCAGTGTAGCCATAGCAGGGATTATAGGCTGGGTAGGACTGCTCGTCCCGCATATTACAAGATTGATATTTGGCTCCGATAACACCTCTTTAGTACCTATTTCAGCTATTTTTGGGGGTATCTTTTTAATGCTTACGGATAATGTAGCCAGAAGCGTTAGCTCGGCGGAAATTCCGCTTAGTATTTTAACCGCTCTTGTAGGAGCTCCTCTTATAGGCGTGATAATGGTTAAAAAAGGCAAAAAATGGTCTTAA
- a CDS encoding ABC transporter ATP-binding protein: MVLKVENLSFSYDKKEILRNLNFSLNSGETLGILGKNGIGKSTFLKIILGILKTNRGKILIDNNDISLLDNKSRAKLTGYVPQSEKIAFSFKVKDMILMGINANIGIFQRPSKSDKKRVEEVADIVGVSDFLNLDVDELSGGMLQLVLIARSLVLNPKILIMDEPTSYLDVFHQNAILNLIKRLNIEYKMCIIFTSHYPDHTLAVADKTLLLNGIDGYKFGNTREILTDRNLSDIFNIDFINLDIENKSRLLPKWSV, from the coding sequence ATGGTCTTAAAGGTAGAAAATTTAAGCTTTTCATACGATAAAAAAGAAATTTTAAGAAATTTAAATTTTAGTTTAAATTCCGGAGAGACTCTTGGCATTTTAGGAAAAAACGGTATTGGAAAATCCACTTTTCTCAAGATAATTTTAGGCATCTTAAAAACTAACCGTGGAAAAATTTTAATAGACAACAACGATATATCGTTACTCGATAACAAAAGTCGTGCAAAACTAACAGGATATGTTCCGCAAAGCGAAAAAATAGCCTTTAGCTTCAAAGTAAAAGATATGATACTTATGGGCATAAATGCAAATATAGGTATATTTCAAAGACCTAGCAAAAGCGACAAAAAAAGAGTTGAAGAGGTAGCCGATATAGTAGGTGTTAGCGATTTTTTAAATTTGGATGTTGATGAATTAAGCGGAGGAATGCTGCAACTTGTCTTAATCGCAAGATCACTTGTGCTAAATCCTAAAATACTTATCATGGATGAGCCGACTTCATATCTTGACGTGTTTCATCAAAATGCTATTTTAAACCTTATAAAAAGACTCAATATAGAATATAAAATGTGTATCATCTTTACTTCGCACTATCCCGATCATACTCTTGCCGTGGCAGACAAGACACTACTTTTAAACGGTATTGATGGATATAAATTTGGCAACACTCGTGAAATTTTAACCGACAGAAATTTAAGTGATATTTTTAATATAGATTTTATAAATTTGGACATAGAAAACAAATCAAGATTATTGCCCAAATGGAGTGTATAG
- a CDS encoding alpha/beta hydrolase, producing the protein MNIFKFKDGKEMSYVDLGSKFKRAIVIHHGIATSPIDEDEWNRFCNDREIRMILPNRSGHDGSSYFYESSYIELAKRFDELLSSIGVKKFSVIGISAGAPHAYANAIVSAKKAHRVYIYSGLGALYDDEVLKGYGEYYDEINELYRFARENSQEDIGKIYLQKYGQSYGDDYLKQLIKERYIAMGYDIKLQAMPWGFRIEDVKQPITIRHSIADNEVPYEAALKTANLIKNVKFISVQNDPHFTVESIVEFIDMIISEF; encoded by the coding sequence ATGAATATCTTTAAATTTAAAGACGGTAAAGAGATGAGCTATGTCGATTTGGGAAGTAAATTTAAAAGAGCTATAGTTATTCATCATGGGATTGCGACAAGCCCAATAGACGAAGATGAGTGGAATCGGTTTTGTAATGATAGGGAGATTAGAATGATACTCCCTAACAGAAGCGGGCATGATGGTAGTTCTTATTTTTACGAGAGTAGTTATATTGAGCTTGCAAAGAGGTTCGATGAGCTTTTAAGCTCTATCGGAGTAAAAAAATTTAGCGTTATCGGTATCTCTGCAGGTGCTCCGCATGCATATGCGAATGCTATTGTAAGTGCCAAAAAAGCTCATAGGGTTTATATATATAGTGGGCTTGGGGCTTTATATGATGATGAGGTTTTAAAAGGATATGGTGAGTATTATGATGAGATAAATGAGCTATATAGATTTGCCAGAGAAAATTCTCAAGAAGACATAGGTAAAATTTATCTGCAAAAATATGGACAAAGCTACGGAGATGATTATTTAAAACAGCTTATAAAAGAGAGATATATTGCTATGGGATATGATATAAAGCTTCAAGCGATGCCTTGGGGATTTAGAATAGAAGATGTAAAGCAACCCATAACTATACGCCACTCTATAGCCGATAATGAGGTTCCTTATGAAGCTGCGCTAAAAACTGCAAATTTAATCAAAAATGTAAAATTTATATCGGTTCAAAATGATCCGCATTTTACTGTTGAGAGTATAGTTGAGTTTATAGATATGATCATAAGCGAATTTTAA